The stretch of DNA ATGAAGGTTTAGGCAGAATTTTAGGACCGTCCATTTTTTCACCGATGCCAGGGACTATTTCAGTTGAAATGAATAATGGTGAAGAAAATGAAATGCTTATTCCAAAAAACGTTGTGGTTGCGACGGGTTCAAGACCAAGAACTCTTCCAGGACTTGAAATAGATGGTGAGTTTGTGATTACCTCTGATGAAGCTTTGGAACTTGAAACTCTGCCAACTTCGATCATTATTGTTGGCGGTGGAGTCATTGGAATTGAGTGGGCGTCTATGCTGTCTGATTTTGGGGTTGAAGTAACCGTGATCGAGTATGCGAACACCATTATTCCAACAGAGGATAAAGAGATTTCTAAAGAAATGCAGCGCCTTATGAAGAAAAAGGGTATCAAGCTTGTTACAGGAGCTAAAGTCCTTCCTGAAACACTAGTTAAGAGTGATGGCGTTACGATTTCAGCAGAAGTGAAGTCTGGCGTGAAAGAATTTAAAGCAGAAAAACTCCTTGTATCTGTTGGACGTCAGGCAAATGTCGAAGGAATTGGATTGGAAAATACAGAAATCCAAGTAGAAAAAGGTTTTATCGTTACGAATGAATTTTATCAAACAAAAGAATCACATATTTACGCTATTGGTGATGTCATTGGGGGACTTCAGTTGGCGCATGTTGCCTCCCACGAAGGTATTATTGCAGTTGAACATATTGCTAGAAAAGATCCTTCCGAACTTAATTACAATTTAGTATCTAGATGTATTTATAGCAATCCAGAGGTTTCAAGCGTTGGAATAACGGAAGAACAGGCAATTGAAAAGGGCCATAAAGTAAAAGTAGGTAAGTTTTCATTCCGAGCAATTGGGAAGGCACTTGTTTTTGGAGAATCCGATGGTTTTGTCAAGATTGTTGCTGATGAAGAGACCAATGATATTCTAGGGGTGCATATGATTGGTCCGCATGTTACTGACATGATTACAGAAGCAGGATTGGCAATGGTATTGGATGCTACTCCATGGGAAATCGCTCATACGATCCATCCGCATCCAACTTTGTCAGAAGCCATTGGGGAAGCTGCGCTAGCAGTTGATGGAAGAGCAATCCATTCTTAAG from Neobacillus sp. CF12 encodes:
- the lpdA gene encoding dihydrolipoyl dehydrogenase, with amino-acid sequence MSQEYDLVILGGGTGGYVAAIRASQLGLKTAIVEKGKLGGTCLHKGCIPSKALLRSAEVYATAKHSEDFGVITSEVSFNFVKVQERKNKIIDQLHKGVQHLMKQGKIDVYEGLGRILGPSIFSPMPGTISVEMNNGEENEMLIPKNVVVATGSRPRTLPGLEIDGEFVITSDEALELETLPTSIIIVGGGVIGIEWASMLSDFGVEVTVIEYANTIIPTEDKEISKEMQRLMKKKGIKLVTGAKVLPETLVKSDGVTISAEVKSGVKEFKAEKLLVSVGRQANVEGIGLENTEIQVEKGFIVTNEFYQTKESHIYAIGDVIGGLQLAHVASHEGIIAVEHIARKDPSELNYNLVSRCIYSNPEVSSVGITEEQAIEKGHKVKVGKFSFRAIGKALVFGESDGFVKIVADEETNDILGVHMIGPHVTDMITEAGLAMVLDATPWEIAHTIHPHPTLSEAIGEAALAVDGRAIHS